The segment TCGATCTCGATCAGCGCATTGTGGATGCCGCAACCGGCCAGCGCCGCCATCAGATGCTCGATGGTGGACACCGATGCGCCCGACGGGTTGGCGACCAGGGTGCACAGCTTCGACGCCACCACCGCATTCCAGCGCGCCGGGATCATCGCATCCCCGCGCCGGATGTCGGTGCGGCGGAACCAGATCCCGTAATCGGCCGATGCCGGGCGCACCACCATCCGCACGGCCGCACCCGAGTGCAGGCCATGGCCCGTGAAGCTTGCCGCAGATTTCAACGTGCTTTGCACATCAACCCTCGATTTCCTGTCGCCCTGTCATGTTGCCGGGGCGAACGGCCGCTGCGTCACCGTGACCCCGGATCCGCGAATTTGAGTTAAGCATTTGTGGGCAATTGCACAATTCACGCTTTGTAACGGGATGTGACAGGGGACGAATCATCCGGACGAAATGCGGAAACTTACTGCAAGCCATTGAAAACACGCCATGAAAAAGGCCCGGTCACCCGGGCCTTCTGTTGCCGTCACGCGACAGGTTTCAGTTGGCCTGACGGCGCAGGAATGCCGGAATCTCGATGCGTTCCTGATCGGCGCTCAACTCCTGTTCGTCATCATAGCTGGTGACGGGCGGTTGCTGGCGCTGCGGGGCCGGTGTGCGCTCGGCCTGCGGTTCGGCATGGCCCGCCATGCGGTTGATCAGCGACCCGATCCCGAAGCGCGGCTTTTCGGCGGCGGCACGGGGGGCGGGGGCCGGTGCCGCAGCGCGGGGCTGCTGCTGGACCATCGGCTGACGCGCGGCGGGCGACTTGCTGACAGCCGCCTGCAGGCGGGCCATCGCCTCGGGCGAGGGCGCTCCGGCCGCGCGCGGGCGCGGGGCGACGAAAGCCGCCGCATCCGTGTCATGCGCCGAGGCCAGCGGCCGGGCTTGCGGCGCAGGCTGCGGGCGATAGGCGGGGGGCGGCAGATCGGTTGCCTGCTCGTCTTCGGCGTAGTGGTCGTAGCCGCCCTGATCGGCCTCGTCCTCGATCGCGTCGAACAGGCTGGCGGCCGGGGCCTGCGCCGCCGGTTGCGCCATCACCAGCGGTTCGCGGCGAACTTCGGCCTTCGGCTCGGCTTTCGGTTCGGGTGCCGAGAAGGTCGCGGGCAGCGGCGCCTTCATCGAGCGGCGCGCCACCGGGTTGTCGGCACGGCCCTGGCTGGCGTCGATGCCGGTTGCGACGACCGAGACGCGCAGCATCCCTTCCATCGAGGTGTCCAGCGTCGAGCCCACGATGATGTTGGCGTCGGGATCGACCTTCTCGCGGATGATGTTGGCGGCCTCGTCGAGTTCGAACAGCGTCAGGTCATAGCCGCCGGTGATGTTGATCAGCACGCCCTTGGCGCCATGCAGGCTGATCTCGTCGAGCAGCGGGTTGGCGATCGCCTTTTCGGCGGCCTGAACCGCGCGGTCCTCGCCGCTTGCCTCGCCGGTGCCCATCATGGCCTTGCCCATCTCGTCCATCACGGCGCGCACGTCGGCAAAGTCGAGGTTGATCAGGCCGGGGCGCACCATCAGGTCGGTGACGCCCTTGACGCCCTGATACAGCACGTCGTCGGCCATCGCGAAGGCTTCGGTGAAGGTGGTGCGCTCGTTCGCCAGCCGGAACAGGTTCTGGTTGGGGATGATGATCAGCGTATCGACGACCTTCTGCAGGGCTTCGATGCCGTCCTCGGCCTGTTTCATCCGCTTGTTGCCCTCGAACTGGAAGGGCTTGGTCACGACGCCGACCGTCAGCACGCCCAGCTCGCGCGCGGCCTGCGCGATGATCGGGGCAGCACCCGTGCCGGTGCCGCCGCCCATGCCGGCGGTGATGAAGCACATGTGCGCCCCGGCCAGATGGTCGACGATCTCCTCGATGGTTTCCTCGGCGGCGGCGGCGCCCACGGTCGGGCGGGCGCCTGCGCCCAGCCCTTCGGTGACCTTCAGCCCCATCTGGATCTTCGACAGCGCGCGGCTTTGCTGCAGCGCCTGCGCGTCGGTGTTCGCAACCACGAACTCGACGCCCTCAAGGTTCTTGTCGATCATGTTGTTGACGGCATTGCCGCCCGCGCCGCCGACACCGAAAACAGTGATCCGCGGCTTCAGCTCATCACGTTGCGAGGAGATCATCAGATTGAGTGTCATTGCCTGTCCGCCTGTTTCTTGTTGTGCCGCAGCTGCCGGTTCATTGCCGTTGAATGCGCCTGTCCCCGGACCCATTCCGCCAAATTATCCTCGATTCTATCGACACAGGGACCCGAGGTCACGAAAAAAACACGCGTTCCCCACAAAATATGGGGAAGGCCAGGCCGCAATCAGCGGCATTTCGCTTTCGACGCAGGATGTAGCGGTTCACCAGTTGTCCTTGAACCATTTCAGCGCCCTTTTCAGCGACCGCGCCGGATAGCGTTCGGTCGGAATGTCGAAATCCCACCACTCGTCCTGCGGGTGCGCGGCGAAAAGGCACAGCCCCACCGAGCTTGAGAATGCGGGCCCCGTCACGGCCTGCGGCAGGCCCTGCACCCGCAGCGGCCGCCCCAGCCGGACCCGCTGGCCCAGGATGCGCGCGGCCAGCCCGTCAAGCCCCGGAATCTGGCTGGCGCCGCCGGTCAGCACGATCTGCTGGCTGGGCAGGTGGTCGAACCCGGCCACGTCCAGCCGGGCGCGGGCTTCCTCCAGAATCTCCTCGACGCGCGGGCGCATGATGCCGATCAGTTCGGTGCGGCTGACGGTGCGGCGGTCCTTTTCCCAGTCGCCGCTGTCGGCGCCGATCTCGATCATGTCGCGGTCGTCCATGCCGGTGGCATGAACGCCGCCATGCTTGGTCTTGATGCGCTCGGCGGTGGCCAGCGGAACCGACAGGCCCTTGGAAATGTCGGAGGTGACATGGTCGCCGCCCATACGCACAGAGTCGGCAAAGATCATGTGTTTCTTGATGAAGATCGAGATCCCGGTCGAACCGCCGCCAAGGTCGATGCAGGCCGCGCCGAGTTCCTGTTCGTCTTCCACAAGGCTGGAAATGCCCGAGACATAGGCCGACGAGGCAATCCCCGCCAGTTCCAGGTCGCAGCGCTTGATGCAGAACAAGAGGTTCTGGATCACGTCGGCCTCGACCGACAGCAGGTGCATGTCGCAGGCCAGCCGGTTGCCGATCTGGCCGCGCGGATCGCCAAGGCCGGTGCGGTGGTCCAGCGCGAAGTTGACCGGCTGGGCGTGCAGCACCTCGCGCCCCTCGCCGATGTCGGGCACGTCGCAGGCCGACAGCACCCGCGCCACATCCTGTTCGGTCACGACCGAGTCCTGCAGATCCCATTCGCCCGCCAGCCCGTAGCTGCGTGGGTCCGCCCCCGAAAAGCAGGCGATGACGTGATCGACGCGCACGTTCGCCATCTTCTGCGCCGCCTGCACCGCGGTGCGGATCGCGCGTTCGGTTTCGTTCATCACCGCGATTTCGCCAAACCGCACCCCGCGTGACCGGGTGGTGGCCGCCCCGATCACCCGGAAGCTCGACTGCCCGGCCATCGGCCCCACCCCGTCGGCATCGCGCAGCCGGTCGGGGCCGTCAAACCGCAGGATCAGACAGGCGATCTTGGATGACCCCACGTCCAGAATGGCAATCACGCCGCGCTGCATGGCGGCACGGCGCATGTTGCGCATGGCGCGCTGGGATTGATAGAGATCGGTCAAAGGTCGTTCTCCACGGGAATGATGCCGCGCGCGACGCGCAGCTCCTTCAGGGCATAGGGCGACAGTCGCAGCACCGGCCGGTCCTGCAACCGCAGATCGACGGCGGAAATGTCGCGCGCCAGCAGGTCTTCGGCCTGATCCAGCGCCAGCAGGCGTTCCATCGCGCGCACCGGCGCATCGACCGGCAGCAGGATGCGCTGGTTGCGGTCCAGCACCACATCCCAGCGCCGCTCGCCCATCCGCACGAGGCCGCGCACGCGGGGCAGCAGCGGCCCGGCAGCGGCAAAGATCGCCAGGGCCTCGGGCACCGCGCGGTTGGCACCATCGCCCGCGATCAGCGGCAGGTCGCCCCGGTCGGCCCGCGTCAGCACCATCGCCACCCGGCGGCCGTCGGCATCCAGCAGCGTCACCGCCTCGGGCGTGCGCCAGACCATCGCGGGCACACGCTCGGTGATGGTGACCTGCAACACGCCGCCCGGCTTGACCCGCAGATCGGCCGCCGCCACTGCATCCAGCCGCTCGACCGTCGCCCGCGCCGCCTCCAGATCCAGATCGAAAGAGCTTTGCGGCAACGGCAGCGCCAGCGTGCTGCGCACCGCCTCGGCCAGCGGGGCCGAGGCCCCGTCGATCGCCAGCAGGCTGACCATGAACTCCGGGCGGCTTTCCACCGTTTCGCGCAGGTCGGTCACGGTCGAGGTCAGGGCGGCACGGCGGTCGGAATCCGCCAGCCACAGCCCCGCCGCCATCGTCACCACGAAGGCGGGCAGCCCCACCCGCATCAGCGCGCGGAACAGCGGGGTAAGCCACAGCCGCTGCATCCGGTAGGCGGCGCGGCTGGGTGCCGGGTCGCGGCGGGGCGGCGGGGCGCTCAGCGATTGCATGACGCATCCTCCACGATCCAGCGGCACAGGTCCGGGAATGACAGCCCGGCATGGGCTGCCTGTTCAGGCGAAAGCGAGGTCGGCGTCATGCCGGGCTGGGTGTTGATTTCCAGCAGGATCAGCCCCGCCAGCCCGCGCGTCTCGTCCCAGCGGAAATCGGTGCGGCTCAGCCCCCGGCAGCCGATGGCCCGGTGCGCGCGCAGGGCATGGTCGAGACAGGCGTCGGTGACCGCCTGCGGCAGGTCGGCCGGCACCACATGCCGCGACCCGCCCGGCTTGTATTTCGCGTCATAGTCATACCAGCCGCTGGTCACGATGTCGGTGACGCAAAGCGCG is part of the Paracoccaceae bacterium Fryx2 genome and harbors:
- the ftsA gene encoding cell division protein FtsA — translated: MTDLYQSQRAMRNMRRAAMQRGVIAILDVGSSKIACLILRFDGPDRLRDADGVGPMAGQSSFRVIGAATTRSRGVRFGEIAVMNETERAIRTAVQAAQKMANVRVDHVIACFSGADPRSYGLAGEWDLQDSVVTEQDVARVLSACDVPDIGEGREVLHAQPVNFALDHRTGLGDPRGQIGNRLACDMHLLSVEADVIQNLLFCIKRCDLELAGIASSAYVSGISSLVEDEQELGAACIDLGGGSTGISIFIKKHMIFADSVRMGGDHVTSDISKGLSVPLATAERIKTKHGGVHATGMDDRDMIEIGADSGDWEKDRRTVSRTELIGIMRPRVEEILEEARARLDVAGFDHLPSQQIVLTGGASQIPGLDGLAARILGQRVRLGRPLRVQGLPQAVTGPAFSSSVGLCLFAAHPQDEWWDFDIPTERYPARSLKRALKWFKDNW
- the ftsZ gene encoding cell division protein FtsZ, which codes for MTLNLMISSQRDELKPRITVFGVGGAGGNAVNNMIDKNLEGVEFVVANTDAQALQQSRALSKIQMGLKVTEGLGAGARPTVGAAAAEETIEEIVDHLAGAHMCFITAGMGGGTGTGAAPIIAQAARELGVLTVGVVTKPFQFEGNKRMKQAEDGIEALQKVVDTLIIIPNQNLFRLANERTTFTEAFAMADDVLYQGVKGVTDLMVRPGLINLDFADVRAVMDEMGKAMMGTGEASGEDRAVQAAEKAIANPLLDEISLHGAKGVLINITGGYDLTLFELDEAANIIREKVDPDANIIVGSTLDTSMEGMLRVSVVATGIDASQGRADNPVARRSMKAPLPATFSAPEPKAEPKAEVRREPLVMAQPAAQAPAASLFDAIEDEADQGGYDHYAEDEQATDLPPPAYRPQPAPQARPLASAHDTDAAAFVAPRPRAAGAPSPEAMARLQAAVSKSPAARQPMVQQQPRAAAPAPAPRAAAEKPRFGIGSLINRMAGHAEPQAERTPAPQRQQPPVTSYDDEQELSADQERIEIPAFLRRQAN
- a CDS encoding cell division protein FtsQ/DivIB → MQSLSAPPPRRDPAPSRAAYRMQRLWLTPLFRALMRVGLPAFVVTMAAGLWLADSDRRAALTSTVTDLRETVESRPEFMVSLLAIDGASAPLAEAVRSTLALPLPQSSFDLDLEAARATVERLDAVAAADLRVKPGGVLQVTITERVPAMVWRTPEAVTLLDADGRRVAMVLTRADRGDLPLIAGDGANRAVPEALAIFAAAGPLLPRVRGLVRMGERRWDVVLDRNQRILLPVDAPVRAMERLLALDQAEDLLARDISAVDLRLQDRPVLRLSPYALKELRVARGIIPVENDL